In one window of Desulfonatronum thioautotrophicum DNA:
- the polA gene encoding DNA polymerase I: protein MSLKSRLGLDSDPVFLIDGTSFLYRAFYAFPDLKRSDGFPTNALFIVLRLLLRLHREEHPQYAGFFLDGPGPTFRHELFTPYKAQRPKTPEPLVQQIKPLIHGVGLFGLTTQVSAGVEADDLIASLCDRFKAERPVVIVGSDKDLLQCLDDNVVLWDPGVKNEKLVTKDVFYQEQAMAPGQWPDFQALTGDSTDNIPGIPGVGPKTAKSLMQRFPSLEALRDNVGMLSPREQKKVEPSLEDIFTYRELTRLRTDLHPDARLEEYRCRQWDQPLLQAFLRQYEFRSLEREMATLAMAEKKPIPVGPLRQGELLSPQSRKSPQEKSPKAKKTENHEPVDANISAGPAGHEGRPTREHIVERMTVLPDFAGKRVGVAVTAEGWLLGVEGREWLWPGMSEEETQELVDALRSASMVAAHSWKTLLAEHAYWTMVSMDRRFDVSLAAYLLQPEERDYSPPALVRRYGHQLTDLVSAEEPASALLTLHLAESLHDSVAQAGFAKLIATLEMPLIPVLVDMEQAGVLLDQHALGAFLDEVQEGLERLSQSIFQRAGTSFNLRSSQQLAEVLFERLGLKTGRKTPGGGRSTSVDVLERLAPEHPIVPEILEYRKLEKLRSTYLEPLPRLADKTGRVHTTFNQLTTATGRLSSSNPNLQNIPIRGEQGRRMRACFTAPPGHQLISADYSQIELRVLAHLSKDAHLRDLFARGVDVHTGTAALLFAKDPEQVTAEERRKAKTINFGLLYGMGPQKLGRELGINQQQAKDFMALYFNRLQKVRDFYEEVMTKAKDQGAVFTLAGRRRTLPDINSRNDNLAQIARRMAINTVVQGSAADIIKMAMIQVHGDEMLRAANARMVLQVHDELLLEVPEAEGQRVGERVAELMASVVQLDVPLVVDWGRGPNWATGHA from the coding sequence ATGAGTCTGAAATCCCGTCTTGGCCTGGACTCGGATCCCGTTTTTCTCATTGACGGGACATCCTTTCTGTACCGCGCATTTTACGCCTTTCCGGATTTGAAGCGTTCGGACGGCTTTCCGACCAATGCCCTGTTCATTGTCCTGCGCCTGCTGCTGCGGCTGCATCGCGAGGAACACCCACAATATGCCGGGTTTTTCCTGGACGGACCCGGTCCCACGTTTCGCCATGAACTGTTCACCCCGTACAAGGCCCAGCGTCCCAAGACTCCGGAGCCATTGGTTCAGCAGATCAAGCCGCTGATCCACGGCGTTGGACTGTTTGGCTTGACCACCCAGGTTTCCGCGGGGGTGGAGGCGGACGACCTGATCGCCAGCCTGTGTGACCGGTTCAAGGCCGAGCGCCCGGTGGTCATTGTCGGTTCGGACAAAGACCTGCTGCAGTGCCTGGATGACAACGTCGTACTCTGGGATCCCGGAGTAAAAAACGAAAAACTGGTCACCAAGGATGTTTTTTACCAGGAACAGGCCATGGCTCCGGGACAGTGGCCTGATTTTCAGGCCCTGACCGGTGACAGCACGGACAACATCCCAGGCATACCCGGGGTCGGACCGAAGACGGCCAAGAGCCTGATGCAGCGCTTTCCGTCCCTGGAGGCGCTGCGGGACAACGTGGGCATGTTGTCCCCTCGGGAGCAAAAAAAGGTTGAACCCAGCCTGGAAGATATTTTTACCTATCGGGAGCTGACCCGGTTGCGCACGGACCTGCATCCTGATGCCCGACTGGAGGAGTATCGTTGCCGCCAATGGGATCAACCCCTGTTGCAGGCGTTTTTGCGCCAGTATGAATTTCGCTCCCTGGAGCGGGAGATGGCCACCCTGGCCATGGCTGAAAAAAAGCCGATCCCCGTGGGGCCATTACGCCAGGGCGAACTGCTGTCTCCCCAGTCCCGGAAATCACCTCAAGAGAAATCCCCAAAGGCGAAAAAAACGGAAAATCATGAGCCAGTCGATGCAAACATTTCCGCAGGCCCCGCAGGCCATGAAGGACGTCCAACACGCGAACACATCGTGGAGCGGATGACGGTCCTGCCGGATTTTGCCGGAAAGCGAGTGGGGGTGGCCGTGACCGCGGAGGGATGGCTGCTGGGGGTGGAAGGGCGCGAATGGTTGTGGCCCGGCATGTCCGAGGAGGAAACCCAGGAACTGGTGGATGCTCTGCGGTCGGCGTCCATGGTCGCGGCCCATTCCTGGAAGACATTGCTGGCCGAACATGCGTACTGGACCATGGTGTCCATGGACCGCCGCTTCGACGTCAGCCTGGCGGCCTACCTGCTCCAGCCTGAGGAGCGGGACTATAGTCCGCCGGCCCTGGTTCGCCGGTATGGCCATCAGCTTACAGACCTGGTGTCCGCGGAGGAGCCCGCCTCCGCCCTGCTGACGCTGCACTTGGCCGAATCGTTGCACGACAGTGTGGCCCAGGCCGGGTTTGCCAAGCTCATCGCCACCCTGGAAATGCCGTTGATCCCGGTGCTGGTGGACATGGAGCAAGCCGGGGTGCTTTTGGATCAACACGCCCTGGGCGCTTTTTTGGACGAAGTCCAGGAGGGACTGGAACGCCTCTCCCAATCCATCTTTCAACGGGCTGGTACATCGTTCAATTTACGCTCCAGCCAGCAACTGGCTGAAGTGCTCTTTGAGCGCCTGGGGCTGAAGACCGGACGCAAGACTCCCGGCGGTGGCCGGTCCACCAGTGTGGATGTCCTGGAACGTCTGGCTCCGGAGCATCCCATAGTTCCGGAGATCCTGGAATACCGGAAACTGGAGAAATTGCGGTCTACATACCTGGAGCCGTTGCCCAGGCTGGCGGACAAAACCGGCAGGGTGCATACCACGTTCAATCAACTGACCACGGCCACGGGCCGGTTGTCCTCCAGCAATCCGAATTTGCAAAACATTCCGATCCGTGGGGAACAGGGGCGACGGATGCGCGCCTGCTTCACGGCACCGCCCGGCCATCAGTTGATCAGCGCGGACTACTCCCAGATCGAGCTGCGGGTTTTAGCCCATCTCTCCAAGGATGCGCACCTGCGTGATCTTTTTGCACGGGGAGTGGATGTGCACACCGGTACGGCGGCCCTGCTCTTTGCCAAGGATCCGGAGCAGGTTACGGCTGAAGAGCGGCGCAAAGCCAAGACCATCAATTTTGGCTTGTTGTACGGCATGGGACCTCAAAAGCTGGGTCGGGAATTGGGCATCAACCAGCAGCAGGCCAAGGATTTCATGGCCCTGTACTTCAACAGGCTGCAAAAAGTGCGCGACTTCTATGAAGAGGTCATGACCAAGGCCAAGGACCAGGGGGCGGTGTTCACCCTGGCCGGTCGGCGGCGAACACTGCCGGACATCAACTCCCGCAACGACAATCTCGCCCAGATCGCCAGGCGCATGGCCATCAATACCGTGGTTCAAGGGTCAGCCGCGGACATCATCAAGATGGCCATGATCCAAGTGCATGGGGACGAAATGTTGCGGGCCGCTAACGCCCGCATGGTGCTTCAGGTCCATGACGAACTGCTTCTGGAGGTCCCGGAAGCCGAGGGGCAGCGGGTTGGTGAACGGGTGGCGGAGCTGATGGCCTCGGTTGTTCAGCTGGATGTGCCCTTGGTTGTGGATTGGGGTCGTGGGCCGAACTGGGCCACGGGTCATGCCTGA
- a CDS encoding pyridoxal-phosphate-dependent aminotransferase family protein — protein MRNKLRLLTPGPTPLPEEVRLALAQDMVHHRKPGFKAVLHRIQEGLQWLFGTQQPVLPLTCSGSGAMNAAVWNLFQPGERVLVVEAGKFGQRWKDIALARGLDVAVISLPWGQAASPVAIREALDTDPTICGVLVQASETSTGVRHPVREIAQTTRIRDVLLVVDGISAVAISPCPMDAWGVDCLLTGSQKGLMLPPGLAFIALSPRAWNAAERQTCPVLYFDLRRERDNCLKDQTLYTPAINLLKGLDVSLQLFRERGLEEIFRQQWALTQLTRTAVRALGLELLVQNQYTWGLTSVLMPAGIDAQRLLQIAAEKYGVVMAGGQDHLKGRIVRVGHMGHVDFADVLAGLYALRQAFKACGGHTAGRDYLEAGLAAYEQVLDGLSVPDLDGAGN, from the coding sequence ATGCGAAACAAGCTTCGCTTGCTGACACCCGGACCGACTCCGTTACCCGAGGAGGTCCGGCTGGCCTTGGCCCAGGATATGGTTCACCATCGCAAGCCCGGATTCAAGGCGGTTCTGCACCGGATTCAGGAGGGCCTGCAGTGGCTCTTCGGAACACAACAGCCGGTCCTGCCCTTGACCTGTTCCGGGAGCGGAGCCATGAACGCCGCGGTCTGGAATCTGTTTCAACCGGGCGAGCGCGTTTTGGTGGTGGAAGCCGGGAAGTTCGGACAGCGTTGGAAGGACATCGCCCTTGCCAGAGGTCTGGACGTGGCGGTGATCAGCCTGCCCTGGGGGCAAGCGGCTTCACCGGTAGCGATTCGCGAGGCTCTGGATACTGATCCGACCATTTGCGGCGTACTGGTCCAGGCGTCGGAAACATCCACCGGTGTCCGGCATCCTGTGCGGGAGATCGCCCAGACAACCAGGATACGCGATGTCCTGCTGGTGGTGGACGGCATTTCCGCCGTGGCCATCTCGCCGTGCCCCATGGACGCATGGGGGGTGGATTGTCTGCTCACCGGCTCGCAAAAGGGGTTGATGCTTCCCCCTGGGCTGGCCTTCATTGCCCTGAGCCCACGGGCCTGGAACGCGGCGGAGCGCCAAACCTGCCCCGTGCTCTACTTTGATCTGCGCCGGGAACGGGACAACTGCCTGAAGGACCAGACTCTCTACACGCCGGCCATTAATTTGCTGAAAGGTTTGGATGTCTCGTTGCAGTTGTTCCGGGAACGGGGACTGGAAGAAATTTTTCGCCAGCAGTGGGCCCTGACCCAGCTTACCCGGACTGCCGTGCGGGCTTTGGGGCTGGAATTGCTGGTACAAAACCAGTACACTTGGGGTCTGACCAGTGTCTTGATGCCCGCCGGGATCGACGCCCAGCGGCTGCTGCAGATAGCTGCCGAGAAGTACGGTGTGGTCATGGCCGGTGGCCAGGATCATCTCAAGGGGCGGATTGTTCGTGTCGGGCACATGGGGCATGTGGACTTCGCGGACGTCCTGGCCGGCCTGTATGCCCTGCGACAGGCCTTCAAGGCCTGCGGTGGACATACGGCCGGTCGTGACTATCTGGAAGCCGGTCTGGCCGCCTACGAGCAGGTCTTGGACGGGCTGAGCGTTCCGGATCTGGATGGGGCAGGGAATTGA
- a CDS encoding DUF1844 domain-containing protein — protein sequence MTEEIKSTDRRIDHGKAEEMQRASVVEQARADHESGTGAFQRCVMPQVCFPTFVLSLSSSALVHLGEVPDPDTGQNAENIEMAKHTIDILAMLQEKTKGNLDLEESKLLKDMLFELRMHYVRKSA from the coding sequence GTGACCGAAGAGATCAAGAGCACGGATAGGCGCATTGATCATGGCAAGGCAGAGGAGATGCAAAGGGCATCCGTCGTGGAACAGGCCCGTGCGGATCATGAATCCGGGACCGGGGCATTTCAACGGTGTGTCATGCCCCAGGTCTGCTTTCCCACCTTTGTTCTGTCCCTCAGTTCCTCGGCTCTGGTCCACCTGGGCGAGGTGCCGGATCCGGACACCGGGCAAAATGCGGAAAATATCGAAATGGCCAAGCACACCATCGATATTCTGGCCATGCTTCAGGAAAAAACCAAAGGCAACCTGGACCTCGAAGAATCCAAGCTGCTCAAGGACATGCTTTTTGAGTTGCGGATGCACTATGTGCGCAAATCCGCATAG
- the argC gene encoding N-acetyl-gamma-glutamyl-phosphate reductase, with product MQRIPVGLVGVAGYTGMELCRFLAAHPEMELVRATSRSDSGKSLGQLLPHLAGTALAKLVITQPDTDDLAGACKLVFLAVPHGTAMDMAATLLEKGLKVVDLSADFRLHDPHVYAHWYNLEHRHVGLLQQAVYGLPELYAREIAQADLVANPGCYPTSVLLALAPALRAGLVETEGIVADSKSGASGAGRKAATATLFCEVHDTFRAYSLGTHRHTPEIEQEVGKLVNTPVTVSFNPHLLPIDRGILSTVYTRLRQPTAVAEVREIYQDFYTGCSEVLGPRAGTWVRVQPHGTWPETRFTRGTMFCDLGLLLDTRTNRLVIVSVIDNLCRGASGQALVNANLMLGLDPALGLPVAPLVP from the coding sequence ATGCAACGCATCCCCGTCGGACTTGTCGGCGTGGCCGGATATACCGGCATGGAACTGTGCCGTTTTTTGGCCGCGCACCCGGAAATGGAACTGGTTCGTGCCACCAGCCGGAGTGACTCCGGGAAGTCTCTGGGGCAATTGCTGCCCCATCTTGCCGGGACCGCTCTGGCCAAACTGGTGATCACCCAGCCGGACACGGATGACCTGGCCGGGGCGTGCAAGCTGGTATTTCTGGCCGTTCCGCACGGGACGGCCATGGACATGGCCGCGACCTTGCTGGAAAAAGGCCTCAAGGTGGTGGATCTGAGCGCGGATTTTCGGCTTCATGACCCCCACGTCTATGCCCATTGGTACAACCTGGAACATCGGCATGTCGGGCTGCTTCAGCAGGCGGTCTATGGCTTGCCGGAATTGTACGCCCGGGAAATTGCCCAGGCGGATCTGGTGGCCAATCCTGGTTGCTATCCCACCAGTGTGTTGCTGGCCCTGGCTCCGGCTCTGCGGGCCGGACTGGTGGAGACGGAAGGGATCGTGGCCGACTCCAAGTCCGGGGCTTCTGGCGCCGGACGCAAGGCAGCAACGGCCACGCTGTTCTGCGAGGTCCACGATACGTTTCGGGCCTACAGTCTGGGTACGCACCGGCATACCCCGGAAATTGAGCAGGAGGTGGGTAAGCTGGTCAACACACCGGTCACTGTGTCCTTCAATCCGCATCTGCTGCCCATTGATCGGGGCATCCTGTCCACAGTGTACACCCGGTTACGTCAGCCCACCGCCGTAGCGGAGGTCAGGGAAATCTACCAGGATTTCTATACAGGTTGCTCCGAAGTCCTGGGGCCGAGAGCCGGAACCTGGGTGCGCGTTCAACCGCACGGCACATGGCCGGAAACCCGTTTTACCCGCGGAACCATGTTCTGCGACCTTGGCCTGCTGTTGGATACGCGGACCAACCGGCTGGTGATTGTCAGCGTCATCGACAATCTCTGCCGCGGAGCGTCCGGCCAGGCCCTGGTCAACGCCAACCTGATGCTCGGCCTGGATCCGGCTCTGGGGCTACCTGTCGCGCCGCTGGTTCCGTAA
- a CDS encoding prepilin peptidase — protein sequence MVPFPLIALALGLVLGSFYNVCIHRYLTGQSVVLPASHCPRCRNALSWWENIPLISFIVLRGRCRACKQAISWRYPIVEAVSGIWALLLAIQFGPGWEWLLYMVAGGLLIIMSFIDFQEFILPDVFTYPGAVLAFAGTVLVTNMPWVDSLLGAVIGAGLFWILQKGYYLLRGVEGLGTGDIKLMLMLGALVGWQGLPMMIFLAAFTALVASLAYMAKNAHQGMLTRIPFGPFLSLGAMLQILYGPVLMRIFLPMG from the coding sequence ATGGTTCCCTTTCCGCTGATTGCTCTGGCTCTGGGCCTGGTGCTGGGCAGTTTTTATAATGTCTGCATCCACCGTTATTTGACCGGACAGTCCGTGGTTCTGCCGGCATCGCATTGTCCGCGTTGCCGCAACGCCCTTTCCTGGTGGGAAAATATCCCGCTTATCAGCTTCATCGTGTTGCGCGGGCGGTGCCGGGCTTGCAAGCAGGCCATCTCCTGGCGCTATCCCATCGTGGAAGCGGTTTCCGGGATCTGGGCGTTGCTCTTGGCAATCCAATTCGGTCCGGGATGGGAGTGGTTGTTATACATGGTTGCCGGCGGACTGCTGATCATCATGAGTTTTATCGATTTTCAGGAATTCATCCTGCCGGACGTGTTCACCTACCCTGGGGCTGTTCTGGCCTTTGCCGGAACGGTGTTGGTGACAAACATGCCCTGGGTGGACTCCCTGCTTGGTGCGGTGATTGGCGCAGGACTTTTTTGGATTTTGCAAAAAGGATATTACTTGCTGCGTGGCGTCGAAGGACTGGGAACCGGGGATATCAAGCTGATGCTGATGCTTGGGGCCTTGGTGGGCTGGCAGGGGCTGCCGATGATGATTTTCCTGGCCGCGTTCACGGCCCTGGTTGCCAGTTTGGCCTATATGGCAAAAAATGCCCATCAGGGCATGCTCACCCGGATTCCCTTTGGGCCGTTTCTCAGTCTGGGAGCCATGCTGCAGATCCTTTATGGTCCAGTGTTGATGCGGATTTTTCTGCCAATGGGCTAA
- the thpR gene encoding RNA 2',3'-cyclic phosphodiesterase: protein MRCFIGLPLPESYQRLLAQFIRIWQPKLTAASTGGVSWTRPENWHLTLKFLGELSQDQAKRLGDGLLQAMSIPAVGESFVVQGRGGGFFPDLRRPRILWVGLGKGARKVGHLAFRVENSCAEMGFSRDHRPFLAHLTVARIKRQAKSRGTPYSHAQDTRHQSTWTEVLHALDSISWPEIVIDRMVLWESRLTPEGPTYRQLREWGLTAR from the coding sequence ATGCGCTGCTTTATCGGATTGCCCTTGCCGGAGAGCTATCAACGGTTGTTGGCGCAATTCATCCGGATATGGCAACCGAAACTGACCGCCGCGTCAACAGGCGGAGTGTCCTGGACCAGACCGGAAAATTGGCATCTTACCTTGAAGTTTCTGGGAGAACTTTCGCAGGACCAGGCAAAGCGTCTGGGTGACGGCCTGCTCCAGGCGATGTCAATTCCTGCCGTGGGAGAGAGTTTTGTCGTGCAAGGACGCGGTGGGGGATTTTTTCCAGATTTGCGCAGACCCCGGATACTCTGGGTCGGTCTGGGCAAAGGAGCACGGAAAGTCGGTCATCTGGCCTTCAGGGTCGAAAACAGCTGCGCGGAGATGGGATTTTCCCGTGACCACCGTCCCTTCCTGGCGCACCTGACCGTGGCCCGGATCAAACGGCAGGCCAAGTCCCGCGGAACTCCGTATTCACATGCCCAGGACACCCGGCACCAATCGACCTGGACCGAGGTGCTGCACGCCCTGGACAGCATTTCCTGGCCGGAAATCGTCATCGATCGGATGGTGCTCTGGGAAAGCCGTTTGACACCTGAAGGGCCGACCTACCGGCAGCTCAGGGAGTGGGGCCTGACAGCCCGCTGA
- a CDS encoding cereblon family protein, producing the protein MTSHAARLPCVTLLRQDQATPGRNPSTLSFDAPGEARQSALRCKACGREVTTEDQRIAVNGRHDHVFFNPHGHVFEIGCFAQAPGAVPASPPCAEFSWFPGLAWQVAACANCGAHLGWYFQDGEVEGFFGLILDRLVLDNNTAP; encoded by the coding sequence ATGACCAGCCATGCTGCAAGGTTGCCCTGCGTTACGTTACTTCGTCAGGACCAGGCCACCCCGGGGCGAAATCCTTCAACGCTATCGTTTGATGCACCGGGAGAGGCCAGGCAATCGGCCCTGCGCTGCAAGGCCTGCGGGCGGGAGGTCACCACGGAGGACCAGCGCATCGCGGTCAATGGCCGTCACGATCACGTATTTTTCAATCCCCATGGACATGTCTTCGAGATCGGCTGCTTTGCCCAAGCCCCGGGAGCGGTTCCGGCCAGCCCTCCCTGCGCCGAATTCTCCTGGTTCCCCGGTCTCGCCTGGCAGGTCGCCGCCTGCGCGAACTGCGGAGCACACCTCGGGTGGTACTTCCAGGATGGCGAAGTTGAAGGCTTTTTCGGTCTCATCCTGGATCGCCTGGTACTGGACAACAACACCGCCCCATAA
- a CDS encoding CinA family protein, translated as MKTTGRQETTECISALGTALSDRMALLATAESCTGGLIAHEATNVPGSSRWFAGGVVAYSNRIKQDVLEVPENVLSAHGAVSRETVLAMVQGVRKLLGTQAALAVSGIAGPDGGTPEKPVGTVWIAWALDETLHSDLYRFSGTRLEIKQQAAATALEGMVALLQHHATNRF; from the coding sequence ATGAAGACAACGGGTAGACAGGAAACCACGGAATGCATCAGTGCACTGGGCACCGCATTGTCCGACCGCATGGCGCTGTTGGCCACCGCGGAATCATGCACTGGCGGCCTGATTGCCCACGAGGCCACCAATGTCCCAGGCAGTTCCCGCTGGTTCGCCGGGGGCGTGGTCGCCTACTCCAACCGCATCAAGCAGGATGTCCTGGAGGTGCCGGAAAACGTTCTTTCGGCCCATGGCGCTGTCAGCCGGGAAACGGTCTTGGCCATGGTCCAGGGAGTCCGAAAACTGCTGGGTACCCAGGCCGCCCTGGCTGTTTCCGGGATTGCCGGCCCGGATGGGGGAACTCCGGAAAAACCGGTGGGTACCGTTTGGATTGCCTGGGCTTTGGACGAGACCCTGCACAGTGACCTGTACCGCTTTTCCGGAACCCGTTTGGAAATCAAACAACAGGCCGCCGCAACCGCCCTTGAAGGCATGGTGGCCCTGCTGCAGCATCACGCTACAAACCGGTTCTGA
- a CDS encoding NAD(+)/NADH kinase, protein MTRIHPRSILIVVKRGHDEALGLAEEIAGWLAERDLDVHVTENEDDISSCLPRCSPTLTLVLGGDGTMISVARKICANDMAVLGINFARVGFLTECPRDAWQEVLTEILEHGAVVSTRLLLDVRLIRDDTEILSAIAVNDIVVGRSKLARLINLELFFATERIASLRADGLIFSTPTGASAYSYSAGGPLIHPELQVICATPICSFLTEIKPFIFPADQLIGVRVDEDTTEAFLTLDGQSGWPLCKGDLVQVTRSSRFLHLVRYPGSSYFQKLKAKGFLRDS, encoded by the coding sequence ATGACCAGGATTCATCCCCGGTCCATTCTGATTGTCGTCAAGCGCGGCCATGACGAAGCGCTTGGCCTGGCCGAGGAAATAGCCGGTTGGCTGGCCGAACGTGACCTGGATGTGCATGTCACGGAAAACGAGGATGATATTTCCTCCTGTCTGCCGCGATGCTCGCCAACGTTGACCCTGGTCCTTGGCGGAGACGGGACCATGATCAGCGTGGCCAGAAAAATCTGCGCCAACGATATGGCCGTGCTGGGGATCAACTTTGCCAGGGTGGGCTTTTTAACAGAGTGTCCGCGTGACGCCTGGCAAGAGGTGCTCACGGAAATTCTTGAACACGGTGCGGTTGTATCTACTCGCCTGCTTCTGGATGTTCGTTTGATCCGCGACGATACGGAAATTCTCTCGGCCATTGCGGTGAATGACATCGTTGTCGGACGCAGCAAACTGGCCCGGTTGATCAACCTGGAACTGTTTTTCGCTACAGAGCGGATCGCCAGCTTGCGTGCCGATGGGCTGATTTTCTCCACGCCTACCGGCGCATCGGCCTATTCCTATTCTGCCGGAGGTCCACTGATCCATCCGGAACTGCAGGTCATCTGCGCAACCCCCATCTGCTCGTTTCTCACGGAGATCAAGCCATTCATCTTTCCAGCTGACCAGTTGATCGGAGTCCGGGTCGACGAGGACACAACCGAGGCCTTTTTGACACTTGATGGACAGTCCGGCTGGCCACTTTGCAAAGGGGATCTGGTTCAGGTCACCAGGTCGAGCCGTTTCCTGCACCTGGTCCGCTATCCCGGTTCGTCCTACTTCCAGAAACTCAAGGCCAAAGGTTTCCTGCGGGACAGCTGA
- a CDS encoding ARMT1-like domain-containing protein, with protein sequence MSTRMKIGSSHDFRLGQDSRLDAWILHFLTENNLDHATNPQENASPEQIRFMVDLDDDQFFPACTDWLLAFLLKQELASDLRTEYTRHWQSIFRLIREQISDPYLRDKIIALCRYKFRSALHSSIIIPSRLVKWMLTIFMSHSGLDDPLRDRKRRANARAYAFTQTALYRRIVSACPQDIIACSSMDKLREDLDLLELKRLVRLATLHGIWEAKEFRLHKTVAEWTDVLPVWESKEIQPDAETLLEELDVAWPEFEELRGYLFQKRHASLKILYLPGESGAVLFDLLIIRSLMRQGHRVILAMKEGFDFMAPTVWDADYDPVLAESLADAFYLTDNQVSKNELLKRIRENQLLVISDGTRERLNLYRTSLTFARAWKEANLVMANGADHYRRLISVSQRFTRDIVAFYRDEDGIVSFSCKPRSERIRHVTERELLVKAEKLIESMRQAKAAGKTVIFYSAIIGSIPGQTKTAIAVLNTFAAHLRSRLEQSLIINPAEHFEPGMDGDDLMYMWEKVQRSGFIDIWRFQTVEDIERSFELMGQKMPAVWNGKDATYSTGCTKEMKIALDMQKRHPELQIIGPDPAKFFRRREYGVGKYFDISLERNWR encoded by the coding sequence ATGTCCACTCGGATGAAAATCGGCTCCTCCCATGACTTCCGTCTGGGACAGGATTCCCGGCTTGACGCCTGGATTCTGCATTTTCTCACTGAAAACAATCTGGACCACGCCACGAATCCCCAAGAAAACGCGTCCCCTGAACAGATTCGCTTCATGGTGGATTTGGACGACGACCAGTTTTTTCCAGCCTGCACGGATTGGCTGCTTGCCTTTTTGCTCAAGCAGGAACTGGCCTCGGATCTGCGGACCGAATACACCCGCCATTGGCAGAGCATTTTTCGCCTGATCCGTGAACAGATATCCGATCCCTACCTGCGGGACAAGATTATTGCGTTGTGCCGCTACAAGTTTCGCAGTGCACTGCACTCATCCATCATCATTCCCTCCCGTCTGGTCAAATGGATGCTGACGATCTTCATGAGCCACAGCGGCCTGGACGATCCCCTGCGGGATCGCAAACGGCGGGCCAATGCCCGGGCATACGCCTTTACCCAGACCGCGCTGTATCGCCGGATCGTCAGTGCCTGTCCCCAGGATATCATCGCCTGCAGCAGCATGGACAAACTCCGGGAGGATCTGGATCTGCTTGAACTCAAGCGCTTGGTGCGGCTGGCCACCCTGCATGGTATCTGGGAAGCCAAGGAATTTCGCCTGCACAAGACCGTGGCTGAATGGACCGATGTGCTTCCGGTTTGGGAGTCCAAGGAAATTCAACCGGATGCCGAAACGCTGCTGGAAGAGCTGGATGTTGCCTGGCCGGAGTTTGAGGAACTGAGGGGCTATCTCTTCCAGAAGCGCCATGCCTCCCTGAAGATCCTTTATCTGCCGGGAGAAAGCGGGGCGGTACTTTTTGATTTGCTGATCATCCGCTCCCTGATGCGCCAGGGGCACCGGGTCATCCTGGCCATGAAGGAAGGATTCGACTTCATGGCCCCCACGGTCTGGGACGCGGACTACGACCCCGTGCTGGCCGAATCCCTGGCGGACGCTTTTTATCTCACGGACAATCAGGTCTCCAAGAATGAACTGTTGAAGCGGATTCGGGAAAATCAACTCCTGGTGATATCGGACGGAACACGGGAGCGCCTGAACCTCTATCGGACCAGTTTGACCTTTGCCCGGGCCTGGAAGGAGGCGAACCTGGTCATGGCCAATGGTGCCGACCACTATCGCCGGCTGATCAGTGTGAGCCAACGCTTCACCCGGGACATTGTCGCGTTTTATCGCGACGAGGATGGGATCGTGTCGTTTTCGTGCAAACCTCGCTCTGAACGCATCCGGCACGTTACGGAACGGGAGCTGCTGGTCAAGGCTGAGAAGCTGATCGAGAGCATGCGTCAAGCCAAGGCCGCGGGCAAGACCGTGATATTTTACAGCGCCATCATCGGCTCCATCCCCGGACAAACTAAAACAGCCATTGCCGTACTGAACACCTTTGCCGCACATCTGCGCTCCAGGTTGGAACAATCGCTGATCATCAATCCGGCGGAACACTTTGAGCCGGGCATGGATGGGGATGACTTGATGTACATGTGGGAAAAGGTCCAGCGAAGCGGGTTCATCGACATCTGGCGGTTCCAAACCGTGGAGGATATTGAGCGCAGCTTCGAACTGATGGGCCAGAAAATGCCCGCGGTATGGAACGGCAAGGACGCCACCTATTCCACGGGGTGCACCAAGGAAATGAAAATCGCCCTGGACATGCAAAAACGCCATCCCGAACTGCAGATCATCGGCCCCGACCCGGCCAAGTTCTTCCGTCGCCGCGAATACGGCGTGGGCAAGTATTTTGACATCAGTCTGGAACGGAACTGGAGGTAG